The following proteins come from a genomic window of Populus nigra chromosome 6, ddPopNigr1.1, whole genome shotgun sequence:
- the LOC133697293 gene encoding BAHD acyltransferase At5g47980-like, giving the protein MSVPLRIEIMQRETIKPSSPTPLHLRSLKLSLLDQSMPVGHIPLQLFYPRNGNDTDHLAKATERSLLLKTSLSEALTHFYPFAGRLKDNLSIECDDHGAEYIEARIHCILSDILKKPDTEVLKQLLPAAISEPATARDSQLIVQASFFDCGGLAIGVNLSHKVADAATLTSFIKCWAATARRSSTEVVISPVFMGASIFPQMDLPISMLPVYLIKGESVMKRFVFEAPKITALKAKAISASVPDPTRVESVTALIWKCAMSASRSNLGVPRKAVLSLGVNIRKRLVPTLPDNYGGNYAGSISARIEDHDDLELQGIVSRIRKDLIEFGEKYAKITPGDDISLAICKTVEEFGKMAMSKDIDYYNCSSWCRFELYDADFGWGKPRWLSNVLTIELKNLMCLIDTRDGDGIEACISLSPEDMALFESNRELLEFASANPSSHRVNERLPHYCAIALGFRLRRLHAVHLRRISHYRAIALGFQLRRLHNVHLVRKPNITHHRFIGILIVLGLVDKCSGLNPRGVLEIECPFYKGENSRASPWKRIPLCCVPQAQGLVEKLDKDWMDFYVWTPNGSSLSALYRDEA; this is encoded by the exons ATGTCTGTGCCTCTGAGAATCGAGATCATGCAGAGAGAAACCATCAAACCATCCTCTCCAACGCCCCTTCACTTAAGAAGTCTCAAGCTCTCTCTTCTGGACCAATCCATGCCAGTAGGTCACATTCCCCTGCAGCTATTTTACCCCAGGAATGGAAACGACACAGATCACCTTGCCAAAGCCACGGAAAGGTCACTGCTACTAAAGACCTCACTGTCTGAAGCCTTGACTCATTTTTATCCATTCGCAGGCAGACTCAAAGACAATTTGTCCATTGAATGTGATGACCATGGGGCTGAATATATTGAGGCTCGAATCCATTGTATTCTCTCTGATATTCTCAAAAAGCCTGATACTGAAGTGCTAAAACAACTCCTTCCTGCAGCTATAAGTGAACCAGCCACGGCCAGGGATAGTCAATTAATTGTCCAAGCTAGTTTCTTTGATTGTGGTGGCTTGGCAATTGGCGTgaatctttctcacaaggttgcAGATGCAGCCACGCTAACATCATTCATCAAGTGCTGGGCTGCAACCGCTCGCAGGTCGAGTACTGAGGTGGTGATCAGTCCAGTGTTCATGGGTGCTTCTATTTTCCCACAAATGGATTTACCAATCTCAATGCTTCCAGTATATTTGATTAAAGGAGAGTCTGTCATGAAAAGGTTTGTGTTTGAAGCTCCCAAAATTACTGCTCTCAAGGCTAAAGCCATCAGTGCAAGCGTGCCAGATCCAACACGGGTGGAATCTGTAACAGCGTTGATCTGGAAATGTGCGATGAGCGCATCAAGATCAAACTTGGGGGTTCCAAGAAAAGCTGTGTTGTCTCTTGGAGTGAATATTCGGAAGAGGCTTGTGCCAACCTTACCAGACAACTACGGTGGGAACTACGCAGGTAGTATATCAGCGCGGATAGAGGATCATGATGATTTAGAATTGCAAGGTATAGTGAGCCGTATAAGGAAAGATCTTATAGAGTTTGGTGaaaaatatgctaaaataaCCCCAGGGGACGATATTTCGTTAGCAATTTGCAAGACGGTGGAAGAGTTTGGAAAGATGGCCATGAGCAAAGATATTGACTACTATAACTGCTCCAGTTGGTGTAGATTTGAACTTTATGATGCTGATTTCGGATGGGGAAAACCAAGATGGTTGAGTAATGTTTTAACTATAGAGCTGAAAAATCTTATGTGTTTGATCGACACAAGGGATGGTGATGGAATAGAAGCGTGTATAAGCTTGAGTCCAGAAGACATGGCCTTGTTCGAATCCAACAGGGAGCTGCTTGAATTTGCTTCTGCAAATCCTAGT TCACACAGAGTGAATGAAAGACTTCCACATTATTGTGCAATTGCACTTGGATTCCGACTTCGGAGGCTTCATGCTGTCCATCTTCGGAGGATTTCACATTATCGTGCAATTGCACTTGGATTCCAACTTAGGAGGCTTCATAATGTCCATCTCGTTCGGAAGCCCAACATTACGCACCATAGATTCATTGGCATTCTCATCGTTCTCGGTCTAGTTGACAAGTGTTCTGGGCTGAATCCCAGAGGAGTGCTGGAAATAGAGTGTCCATTTTATAAAGGAGAAAATAGTAGGGCTTCACCTTGGAAGCGGATCCCTCTTTGTTGTGTCCCACAAGCTCAAGGTTTAGTGGAAAAGCTCGACAAGGATTGGATGGATTTCTATGTCTGGACTCCTAATGGAAGCAGTCTGTCTGCGTTATATCGAGACGAGGCATAA
- the LOC133697292 gene encoding L10-interacting MYB domain-containing protein-like produces MDDSQSQDKACWTREMLHAFCDICIKAIEQGMRPNTHFDKAGWKYVMNCFKNQTGHALTKAQLKNKWDGIKKDWRIWKKLISETGVGWSAELGTIAAPDEWWKAKNQEIRGARKFRHVGIDPTLCCKYDIMFTNTVATGQYAWAPSQGLNSDEDGVGQRQTNAVNEDPHLQEGSGDSEEDSLPNFVADVNNMVAGVNFSNSTSNPTSSSGKRKGVQQSSQQNLKKKRAAGRGSHLLSRLDKLVDSVSTKSECTSTVLDKKGCSIEEVMKEFHSIEEVVFGSELYCFATEFFMVRSRREMWAAMGDVDRKFQWLKLMFDRRATYRP; encoded by the exons ATGGACGATTCTCAATCACAAGATAAGGCTTGTTGGACTAGAGAGATGTTGCATGCTTTTTGTGACATATGTATTAAAGCAATTGAGCAAGGTATGCGACCCAACACACATTTCGACAAAGCTGGGTGGAAATATGTTATGAATTGCTTTAAGAATCAAACTGGCCATGCATTAACGAAAGCACAATTAAAGAATAAGTGGGACGGAATTAAAAAAGATTGGAGAATATGGAAAAAGTTGATTTCCGAAACAGGAGTAGGCTGGAGTGCTGAACTGGGAACAATTGCGGCTCCTGATGAATGGTGGAAAGCTAAAAACCAG GAGATACGCGGAGCAAGAAAGTTTAGGCATGTTGGCATCGATCCAACATTGTGTTGTAAATATGATATCATGTTTACAAACACTGTTGCTACCGGTCAGTATGCTTGGGCTCCATCACAGGGTCTGAATTCTGATGAAGATGGTGTCGGTCAAAGGCAAACTAACGCAGTAAATGAGGACCCTCATCTTCAGGAAGGTAGTGGAGATTCTGAGGAGGATAGTCTACCAAATTTTGTTGCCGATGTCAATAATATGGTGGCTGGTGTCAATTTTTCCAACAGCACAAGCAATCCCACTAGTAGTAGTGGGAAGAGAAAAGGTGTGCAACAAAGTTCccaacaaaatttgaaaaaaaaaagggctgcCGGAAGGGGATCACATTTGTTATCGCGATTAGATAAGTTAGTTGATAGTGTGTCTACCAAGAGTGAATGCACGTCAActgttttggataaaaaaggATGTAGCATAGAAGAGGTGATGAAGGAGTTTCACTCCATTGAGGAAGTGGTGTTCGGCAGTGAGCTGTATTGTTTTGCAACTGAGTTTTTCATGGTTAGAAGTAGGAGGGAAATGTGGGCAGCAATGGGTGATGTGGACCGAAAATTTCAGTGGCTGAAATTAATGTTCGATCGAAGGGCAACCTACAGACCTTGA